The following DNA comes from Peromyscus leucopus breed LL Stock chromosome 2, UCI_PerLeu_2.1, whole genome shotgun sequence.
AAAGGAAAGCCAGACAATACAAGCATGATTTCAATAGCACCCCATTATTGTTAGAGAACCCAGTACTGAAGAGCTCTCAAGTCTCTTCCACGCCAACTTGCTCCAGGTTCCCCGAGACCCAGGAATACTGGCATTACTCTAGGTACTGCTCTAGCTAGCCATGGGGCCTCCGACAGCATGCTCACACAGGTAGACAGTGAACAGTGAAGATGAGAACTTTTCTTCAGCTTTGCTCAGAGCAGGGAAACATGACTAGCCAAACATTCCGACAATATGAATATAGAACAATAAACACCTTTATTACATGAGCTATGAATGATGCTTTATTTGCCTTTCCGGGCTTTGATCTTCCTCAGATAGAACTCCAGCTCCTTGCCTTCTAGCACGTAGCCATCTGCCCGGCCACACTGGCCTGGTCTCGAGGCGATGCAGGCTGTAAGAGAACAGGTACTCCTTAGGAAGAGGACACGAGGCCCCTACAAGTCCAAGTTGGTCCGATCCCCAAGGGCAGGCGTGAAGCCAGCTGTCTCCTCAGACACACTTTATCCTCACTTAGAGGTCAGCAGCAGAACTGGACAAAGTTCTCATCACTGAGACAGCCATCAGCCAGGGCATCCACTTCCCCCAACTACCACTCAGAGCCTGTTCTGTTCATGATTTCACTCTTCACCCTCACAGCAAACAACTATCCCCGCTCATGCTTTGTGTGCCGTGTTCAAACCTCTGACGGCCCAATGAACCAggcaaaggttaaaaaaaaaatcgcaCACCACCAACTCCTGCTTCCCAACACCACAGCAATCTCACCAAGAAGCTTGCCCTGCTGGaactgctcctccagaagactgCTGATTTTAGcgttctttttcctttcatcatatttcttttggattttctttgaTCGTTTTTTGTTTAGTATTTCTTCCTCTTCAGGAGTCTGAGTAAAGAAAATACACATGGCTCTGTCATGAGCAAAGCCCCCAAGCCTTTTCGAACCCAAATTTCCTGATGCTCGCCTTCTTCAGAACTCAGGTATTCATCTCTTTCCTTCAGTAGCAGAACTGGACAGTATTTTCATCACAAGAAGGCAGCACACCCCCTCAGACCCCTACAGGAAACTAACACTCACCAGCTTGGCCCCCTTCTTGCGGCCCAGGGGCAGCGCATAGTGAGACTCATACCACTGTCGGTATGGCGTGCTGTCGATAAGCACGATGCAGTTCTTCACCAGGGTCTTGGTGCGGACCAGCTCGTTATTGGATGCATTGTAGACAACATCAATGATCCTT
Coding sequences within:
- the Rps8 gene encoding 40S ribosomal protein S8, which produces MGISRDNWHKRRKTGGKRKPYHKKRKYELGRPAANTKIGPRRIHTVRVRGGNKKYRALRLDVGNFSWGSECCTRKTRIIDVVYNASNNELVRTKTLVKNCIVLIDSTPYRQWYESHYALPLGRKKGAKLTPEEEEILNKKRSKKIQKKYDERKKNAKISSLLEEQFQQGKLLACIASRPGQCGRADGYVLEGKELEFYLRKIKARKGK